From Xenopus tropicalis strain Nigerian chromosome 3, UCB_Xtro_10.0, whole genome shotgun sequence, the proteins below share one genomic window:
- the neo1 gene encoding neogenin isoform X4, with protein MAIRSPPGSLVRVTRGLFAVSILFSVWKKPTWAAKTAGSGFRTFTPFYFLTEPVDTVTLRGFAAVLNCSAYADPTPKIEWKKDGTFLNLVSDDRRRLLPDGSLLITSVVHSKHNKPDEGIYQCVATVESLGSIVSRTARLSVAGLPRFTSQPESSSVYVGDSIVLNCDVSPELVPFVHWEQNKASRELDNRVAVLLNGSLVISNANESDAGLYRCAVGGGSSIKYSEEAEIRVLQDTGDERPMLFLRQPLPLTRVSGQTALLTCVVSGYPTPSVRWTHNQKEILTENSETLTFVAGGSLQISSVTEEDSGIYTCIADNGNQTIQAHAELSIQVPPIFHVKPSNTHAHESMDIVFKCEVTGKPTPTVKWVKNGDMVIPSDYFKIVEDHDLQVLGLVRSDEGFYQCIAENEVGNVQAAAQLIILEPGVTIPTSPTPSLTRATAHNVAATPGGPLPSSPRDVVASLVSTRFIKLTWRMPADPHGENLTYQVYYSKESMNRERVENTSRPGEMQVTIQNLLPETVYYFRVVAQNQNGAGESSLPLKVETQPEVQVPGPAPNFKATPVSPTSVSVSWETPLSGNGEIQSYKLYYMEKGADNEQDVDVGGHSYTLNGLKKYTEYTFRVVAFNKHGPGVSTQDVTVRTLSDVPSAAPQNLTLEVRSSQSILVQWQPPPIGSQNGQIVGYKVRYRKTTRKSETSEILVDAQLSYLFTALERDTEYSFRAVALTVNGSGPASDWVSAETFESDLDESRVPDVPSSLHVRPLVTNIVVSWTPPENQHQVVVRGYAIGYGLGSPHAQTVRVDHKQRYYTIDNLEPSSHYVISLRAFNNVGEGIPLYESAVTRQHTVPEPSPMLPPVGVQATIVASDTVRLTWADNSLPKNQKITDSRYYTVRWKTNIPANTKYKMANSTTLSYLVTGLKPNTLYEFSVMVTKGRRSSTWSMTAHGTTFESVPSSPPKDVTVVSKEGKPRTIIVNWQPPSEANGKITGYIIYYSTDAQAELHDWVIEPVIGNRLTHQIQELTLDTPYYFKIQARNSKGMGPMSEAVLFRTPKASSISGKGVRPSDPGSNGGSSLGGSNSHHGNPTSLDQNMLLTIIVSIGVITVLIAVVIAAICSRRSSSHHKKKRAASKSVNGSHKYKGNSKDVKPPDLWIHHERLELKPTDKSPETNPILTDTPLPRSPQDLTPGDSTTESSIHQHSNSYRGLESEDSVSSLAGRRGMRPKIMMPFDSQPPQPVVSAHPIHSHDNSHHFRSVPGFMLHVLGGPPQAAESVRHTPSCDTVVAASSSSQTGPEDPDPSGVSFLPGSLDEDSVPSVPTAHIRPSHPLKSFAVPAVPTSASGASYEPSLPSSPLLQQQCPTALSVKTASLGTLGRVRPPLPVTVPSAPEPLETSRMLEGSECSYEPDELSKEMAHLEGLMKDLNAITTA; from the exons GTCTCCCTCGATTTACTAGCCAGCCAGAGTCCTCTTCTGTATATGTTGGGGATAGCATTGTATTGAACTGTGATGTCAGTCCTGAACTGGTGCCTTTTGTGCATTGGGAGCAAAACAAGGCTTCACGAGAATTGGACAACAGAGTAGCTGTCCTGTTAAATGGCAGCTTGGTCATTAGCAATGCCAATGAAAGTGATGCTGGGCTATACCGCTGTGCAGTAGGTGGTGGGTCatccattaaatacagtgaggagGCAGAGATTAGAGTACTTCAAG ACACAGGAGACGAGCGCCCCATGCTGTTTCTTCGCCAGCCTTTGCCACTTACCAGAGTTTCTGGGCAGACTGCACTCTTGACTTGTGTGGTATCTGGGTATCCAACACCCAGTGTGCGCTGGACCCATAACCAGAAAGAAATACTGACTGAAAA CTCAGAGACGTTAACATTCGTGGCAGGGGGCAGCCTGCAGATCAGTTCTGTAACGGAAGAAGATTCTGGAATTTACACATGCATTGCCGACAATGGGAACCAGACTATTCAGGCTCATGCTGAGCTTAGCATACAAG TACCGCCTATTTTCCATGTCAAGCCATCCAATACTCATGCACACGAGTCCATGGACATTGTATTTAAGTGTGAGGTAACCGGGAAACCGACACCCACAGTTAAATGGGTTAAAAATGGAGATATGGTGATTCCAAGTGACTACTTCAAAATAGTG GAGGACCATGACCTGCAGGTGCTTGGTCTGGTGCGCTCAGATGAGGGATTCTATCAGTGTATAGCTGAAAATGAGGTGGGAAACGTCCAGGCAGCAGCACAGCTCATTATCCTTGAGCCTG GTGTTACCATCCCAACCTCTCCCACCCCATCACTGACCCGTGCCACTGCTCACAATGTAGCTGCCACTCCAGGAGGCCCCCTGCCTTCATCCCCAAGGGATGTCGTAGCCTCTCTGGTGTCTACACGTTTCATAAAGCTGACTTGGCGTATGCCGGCTGATCCACATGGAGAGAATCTCACCTATCAGGTCTACTATAGCAAGGAAAGCATGAATAG GGAGCGAGTGGAGAACACGAGCCGCCCAGGAGAAATGCAAGTTACCATCCAGAACCTTCTACCCGAGACAGTCTATTACTTTCGAGTGGTGGCTCAAAATCAGAATGGAGCAGGTGAAAGCTCTCTGCCTCTAAAGGTTGAAACACAGCCTGAAG TACAAGTTCCTGGCCCAGCCCCCAACTTTAAAGCCACACCAGTCTCACCCACATCTGTAAGTGTCTCTTGGGAAACCCCACTGTCTGGAAATGGGGAGATTCAGAGCTACAAGCTTTATTATATGGAAAAAGGAGCAGACAATGAACAG GATGTTGATGTGGGTGGACATTCATATACATTAAATGGCCTGAAAAAATATACAGAGTATACCTTCAGGGTGGTAGCCTTTAACAAGCATGGGCCAGGTGTATCCACGCAGGATGTGACTGTCAGGACTCTGTCAGATG taccCAGTGCTGCCCCTCAGAACCTGACACTAGAAGTTCGGAGTTCACAG AGCATTCTAGTGCAGTGGCAGCCCCCTCCTATAGGTTCCCAAAATGGACAGATTGTGGGCTACAAGGTCCGTTACCGCAAGACAACAAGAAAGAGTGAGACTAGTGAGATTCTTGTGGATGCTCAGCTATCATATCTTTTCACAG CTCTTGAGCGGGACACCGAGTACAGTTTTCGGGCTGTGGCCTTGACTGTTAATGGAAGTGGCCCAGCCTCAGACTGGGTTTCAGCAGAAACCTTTGAGAGTGATCTGGATG AGTCGCGTGTACCAGATGTGCCAAGCTCCCTCCATGTACGTCCTTTGGTCACAAACATTGTAGTGAGCTGGACCCCCCCAGAAAACCAGCACCAGGTGGTGGTTCGTGGATACGCAATTGGCTATGGCTTAGGAAGTCCACATGCCCAGACTGTACGTGTGGACCACAAGCAGCGTTACTATACCATTGATAACCTTG AACCCAGCTCCCACTATGTTATCTCGCTTAGAGCTTTTAACAATGTTGGAGAGGGAATTCCACTGTATGAGAGTGCAGTCACCCGGCAGCACACAG TTCCAGAGCCCAGTCCTATGTTGCCCCCAGTTGGCGTGCAAGCCACTATCGTGGCCAGTGACACTGTGCGTCTCACATGGGCGGATAACTCTCTCCCCAAGAACCAGAAGATCACTGATTCAAGATATTACACAGTGAGATGGAAGACCAATATTCCAGCAAATACCAAATACAAG ATGGCAAACAGCACAACCTTAAGTTACTTGGTTACTGGTCTGAAGCCCAACACTTTATATGAGTTCTCAGTCATGGTGACCAAAGGTCGTAGATCAAGTACATGGAGTATGACAGCACATGGGACCACATTTGAATCAG TGCCTTCCTCACCTCCCAAAGATGTAACTGTTGTGAGCAAGGAAGGAAAACCTCGCACCATTATTGTCAACTGGCAGCCTCCCTCAGAAGCCAATGGTAAAATAACAG gttatattatatattacagtaCAGATGCTCAGGCTGAACTCCATGACTGGGTGATTGAGCCTGTGATTGGAAACCGTCTCACCCACCAGATACAAGAGTTGACTCTAGACACCCCTTATTATTTTAAGATCCAGGCAAGAAATTCTAAGGGCATGGGTCCTATGTCAGAAGCTGTGCTTTTCCGAACACCAAAGG CATCCAGCATCTCTGGGAAAGGAGTTCGCCCTTCTGATCCTGGATCAAATGGTGGCTCAAGTCTTGGAG gcaGTAATAGTCACCATGGGAACCCAACGTCACTGGATCAGAACATGCTTTTAACAATTATTGTTTCCATTGGTGTGATCACTGTCTTGATTGCTGTGGTCATAGCAGCCATATGTTCCCGCCGTTCTAGCTCCCACCACAAAAA AAAGAGAGCTGCCAGTAAGTCAGTGAATGGGTCGCATAAATACAAAGGCAACTCCAAGGATGTGAAACCACCAGACCTGTGGATCCATCATGAACGTTTGGAATTGAAACCAACAGACAAGTCCCCAGAAACAAATCCTATTTTGACAGACACGCCTCTGCCACGCTCCCCACAAGATCTCACACCAGGGGATAGCACCACGGAAAGCAGCATCCACCAGCACAGCAATTCGTATCGAG GTCTGGAATCAGAAGATTCTGTGTCCTCACTTGCTGGGCGCCGTGGCATGCGACCTAAGATAATGATGCCTTTTGACTCCCAGCCTCCACAAC CGGTTGTCAGTGCCCATCCCATCCATTCCCACGATAATTCTCATCATTTTCGCTCCGTTCCTGGGTTCATGCTGCACGTGTTGGGTGGCCCTCCACAGGCTGCAG AATCTGTGCGTCATACCCCTAGCTGTGACACTGTAGTAGCTGCATCATCTTCCTCTCAGACTGGCCCTGAAGATCCAGACCCCTCGGGGGTTAGTTTCTTGCCTGGCTCCCTGGATGAAGATTCAGTACCTAGTGTTCCCACTGCACATATCCGTCCTTCTCATCCCCTAAAAAGCTTTGCTGTTCCAGCTGTGCCCACCTCTGCTTCTGGAGCTTCGTATGAACCCTCATTACCTAGCTCTCCGCTTCTTCAACAACAAT GCCCCACCGCTCTGTCTGTAAAGACAGCCtctcttggaactcttggcagggTGCGCCCCCCTCTTCCAGTCACAGTTCCCAGTGCCCCTGAACCACTAGAGACAAGCAGGATGCTAGAGGGCTCAGAGTGT AGCTATGAACCGGACGAGTTAAGCAAAGAGATGGCTCACCTTGAAGGCCTGATGAAGGATCTAAATGCCATTACCACAGCATGA
- the neo1 gene encoding neogenin isoform X2, protein MAIRSPPGSLVRVTRGLFAVSILFSVWKKPTWAAKTAGSGFRTFTPFYFLTEPVDTVTLRGFAAVLNCSAYADPTPKIEWKKDGTFLNLVSDDRRRLLPDGSLLITSVVHSKHNKPDEGIYQCVATVESLGSIVSRTARLSVAGLPRFTSQPESSSVYVGDSIVLNCDVSPELVPFVHWEQNKASRELDNRVAVLLNGSLVISNANESDAGLYRCAVGGGSSIKYSEEAEIRVLQDTGDERPMLFLRQPLPLTRVSGQTALLTCVVSGYPTPSVRWTHNQKEILTENSETLTFVAGGSLQISSVTEEDSGIYTCIADNGNQTIQAHAELSIQVPPIFHVKPSNTHAHESMDIVFKCEVTGKPTPTVKWVKNGDMVIPSDYFKIVEDHDLQVLGLVRSDEGFYQCIAENEVGNVQAAAQLIILEPGVTIPTSPTPSLTRATAHNVAATPGGPLPSSPRDVVASLVSTRFIKLTWRMPADPHGENLTYQVYYSKESMNRERVENTSRPGEMQVTIQNLLPETVYYFRVVAQNQNGAGESSLPLKVETQPEVQVPGPAPNFKATPVSPTSVSVSWETPLSGNGEIQSYKLYYMEKGADNEQDVDVGGHSYTLNGLKKYTEYTFRVVAFNKHGPGVSTQDVTVRTLSDVPSAAPQNLTLEVRSSQSILVQWQPPPIGSQNGQIVGYKVRYRKTTRKSETSEILVDAQLSYLFTALERDTEYSFRAVALTVNGSGPASDWVSAETFESDLDESRVPDVPSSLHVRPLVTNIVVSWTPPENQHQVVVRGYAIGYGLGSPHAQTVRVDHKQRYYTIDNLEPSSHYVISLRAFNNVGEGIPLYESAVTRQHTDPSDVDVFVVHAPYTPVPEPSPMLPPVGVQATIVASDTVRLTWADNSLPKNQKITDSRYYTVRWKTNIPANTKYKMANSTTLSYLVTGLKPNTLYEFSVMVTKGRRSSTWSMTAHGTTFESVPSSPPKDVTVVSKEGKPRTIIVNWQPPSEANGKITGYIIYYSTDAQAELHDWVIEPVIGNRLTHQIQELTLDTPYYFKIQARNSKGMGPMSEAVLFRTPKASSISGKGVRPSDPGSNGGSSLGGSNSHHGNPTSLDQNMLLTIIVSIGVITVLIAVVIAAICSRRSSSHHKKKRAASKSVNGSHKYKGNSKDVKPPDLWIHHERLELKPTDKSPETNPILTDTPLPRSPQDLTPGDSTTESSIHQHSNSYRGLESEDSVSSLAGRRGMRPKIMMPFDSQPPQPVVSAHPIHSHDNSHHFRSVPGFMLHVLGGPPQAAESVRHTPSCDTVVAASSSSQTGPEDPDPSGVSFLPGSLDEDSVPSVPTAHIRPSHPLKSFAVPAVPTSASGASYEPSLPSSPLLQQQCPTALSVKTASLGTLGRVRPPLPVTVPSAPEPLETSRMLEGSECSYEPDELSKEMAHLEGLMKDLNAITTA, encoded by the exons GTCTCCCTCGATTTACTAGCCAGCCAGAGTCCTCTTCTGTATATGTTGGGGATAGCATTGTATTGAACTGTGATGTCAGTCCTGAACTGGTGCCTTTTGTGCATTGGGAGCAAAACAAGGCTTCACGAGAATTGGACAACAGAGTAGCTGTCCTGTTAAATGGCAGCTTGGTCATTAGCAATGCCAATGAAAGTGATGCTGGGCTATACCGCTGTGCAGTAGGTGGTGGGTCatccattaaatacagtgaggagGCAGAGATTAGAGTACTTCAAG ACACAGGAGACGAGCGCCCCATGCTGTTTCTTCGCCAGCCTTTGCCACTTACCAGAGTTTCTGGGCAGACTGCACTCTTGACTTGTGTGGTATCTGGGTATCCAACACCCAGTGTGCGCTGGACCCATAACCAGAAAGAAATACTGACTGAAAA CTCAGAGACGTTAACATTCGTGGCAGGGGGCAGCCTGCAGATCAGTTCTGTAACGGAAGAAGATTCTGGAATTTACACATGCATTGCCGACAATGGGAACCAGACTATTCAGGCTCATGCTGAGCTTAGCATACAAG TACCGCCTATTTTCCATGTCAAGCCATCCAATACTCATGCACACGAGTCCATGGACATTGTATTTAAGTGTGAGGTAACCGGGAAACCGACACCCACAGTTAAATGGGTTAAAAATGGAGATATGGTGATTCCAAGTGACTACTTCAAAATAGTG GAGGACCATGACCTGCAGGTGCTTGGTCTGGTGCGCTCAGATGAGGGATTCTATCAGTGTATAGCTGAAAATGAGGTGGGAAACGTCCAGGCAGCAGCACAGCTCATTATCCTTGAGCCTG GTGTTACCATCCCAACCTCTCCCACCCCATCACTGACCCGTGCCACTGCTCACAATGTAGCTGCCACTCCAGGAGGCCCCCTGCCTTCATCCCCAAGGGATGTCGTAGCCTCTCTGGTGTCTACACGTTTCATAAAGCTGACTTGGCGTATGCCGGCTGATCCACATGGAGAGAATCTCACCTATCAGGTCTACTATAGCAAGGAAAGCATGAATAG GGAGCGAGTGGAGAACACGAGCCGCCCAGGAGAAATGCAAGTTACCATCCAGAACCTTCTACCCGAGACAGTCTATTACTTTCGAGTGGTGGCTCAAAATCAGAATGGAGCAGGTGAAAGCTCTCTGCCTCTAAAGGTTGAAACACAGCCTGAAG TACAAGTTCCTGGCCCAGCCCCCAACTTTAAAGCCACACCAGTCTCACCCACATCTGTAAGTGTCTCTTGGGAAACCCCACTGTCTGGAAATGGGGAGATTCAGAGCTACAAGCTTTATTATATGGAAAAAGGAGCAGACAATGAACAG GATGTTGATGTGGGTGGACATTCATATACATTAAATGGCCTGAAAAAATATACAGAGTATACCTTCAGGGTGGTAGCCTTTAACAAGCATGGGCCAGGTGTATCCACGCAGGATGTGACTGTCAGGACTCTGTCAGATG taccCAGTGCTGCCCCTCAGAACCTGACACTAGAAGTTCGGAGTTCACAG AGCATTCTAGTGCAGTGGCAGCCCCCTCCTATAGGTTCCCAAAATGGACAGATTGTGGGCTACAAGGTCCGTTACCGCAAGACAACAAGAAAGAGTGAGACTAGTGAGATTCTTGTGGATGCTCAGCTATCATATCTTTTCACAG CTCTTGAGCGGGACACCGAGTACAGTTTTCGGGCTGTGGCCTTGACTGTTAATGGAAGTGGCCCAGCCTCAGACTGGGTTTCAGCAGAAACCTTTGAGAGTGATCTGGATG AGTCGCGTGTACCAGATGTGCCAAGCTCCCTCCATGTACGTCCTTTGGTCACAAACATTGTAGTGAGCTGGACCCCCCCAGAAAACCAGCACCAGGTGGTGGTTCGTGGATACGCAATTGGCTATGGCTTAGGAAGTCCACATGCCCAGACTGTACGTGTGGACCACAAGCAGCGTTACTATACCATTGATAACCTTG AACCCAGCTCCCACTATGTTATCTCGCTTAGAGCTTTTAACAATGTTGGAGAGGGAATTCCACTGTATGAGAGTGCAGTCACCCGGCAGCACACAG ACCCTTCCGATGTTGATGTGTTTGTTGTTCATGCCCCATACACCCCAGTTCCAGAGCCCAGTCCTATGTTGCCCCCAGTTGGCGTGCAAGCCACTATCGTGGCCAGTGACACTGTGCGTCTCACATGGGCGGATAACTCTCTCCCCAAGAACCAGAAGATCACTGATTCAAGATATTACACAGTGAGATGGAAGACCAATATTCCAGCAAATACCAAATACAAG ATGGCAAACAGCACAACCTTAAGTTACTTGGTTACTGGTCTGAAGCCCAACACTTTATATGAGTTCTCAGTCATGGTGACCAAAGGTCGTAGATCAAGTACATGGAGTATGACAGCACATGGGACCACATTTGAATCAG TGCCTTCCTCACCTCCCAAAGATGTAACTGTTGTGAGCAAGGAAGGAAAACCTCGCACCATTATTGTCAACTGGCAGCCTCCCTCAGAAGCCAATGGTAAAATAACAG gttatattatatattacagtaCAGATGCTCAGGCTGAACTCCATGACTGGGTGATTGAGCCTGTGATTGGAAACCGTCTCACCCACCAGATACAAGAGTTGACTCTAGACACCCCTTATTATTTTAAGATCCAGGCAAGAAATTCTAAGGGCATGGGTCCTATGTCAGAAGCTGTGCTTTTCCGAACACCAAAGG CATCCAGCATCTCTGGGAAAGGAGTTCGCCCTTCTGATCCTGGATCAAATGGTGGCTCAAGTCTTGGAG gcaGTAATAGTCACCATGGGAACCCAACGTCACTGGATCAGAACATGCTTTTAACAATTATTGTTTCCATTGGTGTGATCACTGTCTTGATTGCTGTGGTCATAGCAGCCATATGTTCCCGCCGTTCTAGCTCCCACCACAAAAA AAAGAGAGCTGCCAGTAAGTCAGTGAATGGGTCGCATAAATACAAAGGCAACTCCAAGGATGTGAAACCACCAGACCTGTGGATCCATCATGAACGTTTGGAATTGAAACCAACAGACAAGTCCCCAGAAACAAATCCTATTTTGACAGACACGCCTCTGCCACGCTCCCCACAAGATCTCACACCAGGGGATAGCACCACGGAAAGCAGCATCCACCAGCACAGCAATTCGTATCGAG GTCTGGAATCAGAAGATTCTGTGTCCTCACTTGCTGGGCGCCGTGGCATGCGACCTAAGATAATGATGCCTTTTGACTCCCAGCCTCCACAAC CGGTTGTCAGTGCCCATCCCATCCATTCCCACGATAATTCTCATCATTTTCGCTCCGTTCCTGGGTTCATGCTGCACGTGTTGGGTGGCCCTCCACAGGCTGCAG AATCTGTGCGTCATACCCCTAGCTGTGACACTGTAGTAGCTGCATCATCTTCCTCTCAGACTGGCCCTGAAGATCCAGACCCCTCGGGGGTTAGTTTCTTGCCTGGCTCCCTGGATGAAGATTCAGTACCTAGTGTTCCCACTGCACATATCCGTCCTTCTCATCCCCTAAAAAGCTTTGCTGTTCCAGCTGTGCCCACCTCTGCTTCTGGAGCTTCGTATGAACCCTCATTACCTAGCTCTCCGCTTCTTCAACAACAAT GCCCCACCGCTCTGTCTGTAAAGACAGCCtctcttggaactcttggcagggTGCGCCCCCCTCTTCCAGTCACAGTTCCCAGTGCCCCTGAACCACTAGAGACAAGCAGGATGCTAGAGGGCTCAGAGTGT AGCTATGAACCGGACGAGTTAAGCAAAGAGATGGCTCACCTTGAAGGCCTGATGAAGGATCTAAATGCCATTACCACAGCATGA